From Microbacterium rhizosphaerae:
AGCCCCGGTCACACGCTTCATCGCACCAGAGCTCGCGATCCGCGGAAGCACGATGTGACCCGGAAGCGGTCCACGGGGACGCTCCCGAACGTTCCCACCACCACTGCACGATTCAAGGAGGAATTACTGTGATCACCACCAAGAGCGCGCGCGTCATCGGCGTCGCCGTGCTGGCAGCGGCCGTCGTCGGCGGCACCGCCGCCTGCTCGGGGTCTCCGTCGGGCGGCGGCAGCACCGCGGGCGGCACCTACACGCTGTGGGATCCCTACCCCGACCGCGATGCCTCGTCGGACTGGGCGAAGGCGATCGACAAGTGCGCCGGCGACCTGGGCATCACCATCAAGCGCACCGCCAGCAACACCGGCGACACCGTCAAAGACCTGACGACGGCATCCCCGAACCTGCCGGACATCGCCCTCGTCGACAATCCCAAGGTCGCCACGCTGGCTGCCGCAGGCCTGCTGACGACGACCGCGGACAACGGCCTCGATGTGTCGAGCATCCAGGAGAACATCCTGACCGCCGGTCAGATCGACAAGAAGACCTACGGCGTGCCCGTCGGGGCGAACACGCTCGGGCTCTATTACAACCCGGCGGTGCTTCAGGCGGCCGGGGTGGACCCCTCGAGCGTGAAGGACTGGGCATCCCTCACCGACGCGCTCAAGAAGGTCGTCGCCGCGGGGAAGAAGGGGATCACGTTCTCGGCCGTCGGCACCGAGGAAGGATCGTTCCAGTTCCTCCCCTGGTTCTGGGGAGCGGGTGGCGACCTCACCAAGCTGAACTCCTCCGAGGCGACCACGGCGCTCTCGACGTGGACCGACTGGGTGAAGCAGGGCCTGGCACCGAACTCGGTGCTGCAGAACACCCAGGGGACGAGCTGGGATGAGTTCAAGACGGGCGACTTCGGCTTCGCCGAGAACGGATCCTGGTTCAAGGCCGACGCCGACAAGGCCGGCTACAAGGTGATCCAGCTCCAGAAGACCGACGGGGGAGCGGCCCCCGCCCCCACCGGAGGCGAGTTCATCACGATCCCGGTGCAGAAGGACACGTCGCGCTACGCGACGTCGGTGAAGATCACCAAGTGCCTCACCGACGGGGATGCCGGCGCGAATGCGCTCGGGTACATCGCCCCGACGAAGGCCGGCCAGGATGCGCAGCTGAAGGCCGACCCGACGCTCAGGTTCTGGGTCGACGCCGTCGCCGACGCGAAGCCGCGCACGGCGGACAACCTCGGTGTGAAGTACGGCACGATCTCGGAGCAGCTCTACACGGCTGTCCAGGCCGCACTGTCGGGGTCCGCCAGCCCGGCCGATGCACTCGCCACGGCGCAGAAGAACGTCGACGCGAAGTCGAAGTGACCGCCCGCCCCGCCCCCGCCGCTACGGAAAGGATCCATCGCATGTCGGCGATCCGAATCGACTCGAGAGCGCGCGGGGGCGGGGCATCCCTCCCCGAGTCCACCGTCGTGCGCGCATCGCAGCCGCCGCGCCGGGCGCTGCGCAGTCGCCAGCTGCGCGCGCAGCTGGCGGCCTGGGCGTTCATCGCGCCCGTCGTGCTGTACATGGTGATCTTCTACGCCTATCCGCTGCTGAAGAACCTCGACCTGAGCTTCCGGAACTACTCCCTCGCCTCGTTCATCACCGGCAACGCGCCGTGGGTGTGGTTCGACAACTACGTCGAGGTGATGCAGAGCTCCACGTTCTGGCCGGCCATCGTGAACACGGCGATCTTCACGTTGATGTCGATCCTGTTCCAGTACTCGATCGGGCTCGCCCTCGCGGTGTTCTTCTTCCGGAAGTTCCCCCTCGCCGGAACGCTGCGCGCTCTGTTCCTCGTGCCGTGGCTGCTGCCGCTGCTCGTCTCCGCCTCGATCTGGGCGTGGATGCTCAACAGCGAGTCCGGTGTGGTCAACGCCGCCATCGAAGCCCTCGGCGGTCAGCAGATCAACTGGCTCACCTCGCCGCAGTGGTCGCTCATCTCGGTGCTGATCGCGAACATCTGGATCGGCATCCCGTTCAACCTGGTCATCCTGTACAGCGGACTGCAGAACATCCCGGGCGACCTCTACGAGGCCGCATCCCTCGACGGGGCCAACGGCTGGCAGACGTTCTGGCGGATCACCTTCCCGCTGCTGCGGCCGGTCTCGGCGATCACGATCCTCCTGGGCCTCGTGTACACGCTGAAGGTGTTCGACATCATCTGGATCATGACCCGCGGCGGGCCCGGCGACTCGTCCACCACCCTCGCGATCTGGTCCTATCGCCTCGGATTCGGCGGTGAGACGCCCGAGCTCAGCCCCGCCGCGGCCGTCGGCAACATCCTGATCCTGGTCGCGTTCGTCTTCGGCCTGATCTACATCCGCGCCGAGCGGCGCATG
This genomic window contains:
- a CDS encoding sugar ABC transporter substrate-binding protein, which encodes MITTKSARVIGVAVLAAAVVGGTAACSGSPSGGGSTAGGTYTLWDPYPDRDASSDWAKAIDKCAGDLGITIKRTASNTGDTVKDLTTASPNLPDIALVDNPKVATLAAAGLLTTTADNGLDVSSIQENILTAGQIDKKTYGVPVGANTLGLYYNPAVLQAAGVDPSSVKDWASLTDALKKVVAAGKKGITFSAVGTEEGSFQFLPWFWGAGGDLTKLNSSEATTALSTWTDWVKQGLAPNSVLQNTQGTSWDEFKTGDFGFAENGSWFKADADKAGYKVIQLQKTDGGAAPAPTGGEFITIPVQKDTSRYATSVKITKCLTDGDAGANALGYIAPTKAGQDAQLKADPTLRFWVDAVADAKPRTADNLGVKYGTISEQLYTAVQAALSGSASPADALATAQKNVDAKSK
- a CDS encoding carbohydrate ABC transporter permease encodes the protein MSAIRIDSRARGGGASLPESTVVRASQPPRRALRSRQLRAQLAAWAFIAPVVLYMVIFYAYPLLKNLDLSFRNYSLASFITGNAPWVWFDNYVEVMQSSTFWPAIVNTAIFTLMSILFQYSIGLALAVFFFRKFPLAGTLRALFLVPWLLPLLVSASIWAWMLNSESGVVNAAIEALGGQQINWLTSPQWSLISVLIANIWIGIPFNLVILYSGLQNIPGDLYEAASLDGANGWQTFWRITFPLLRPVSAITILLGLVYTLKVFDIIWIMTRGGPGDSSTTLAIWSYRLGFGGETPELSPAAAVGNILILVAFVFGLIYIRAERRMEQS